CCTTTGAGCAATACACCGTCCCATCCGGCGTCTGATTTAAAAAGTCCTGTGCGGTACACATAGGGAGAAACCGATACGACATAAGGTAATGCCCTGACGGAGTCAATCGCCGGTTCCTGTTTGGGCAGAGGAAGAATTTCCGTGTCTTCTTCGTGATAATAATTTCCTATTTGGATATGGGAGCCAAACCCAACCACCTTTTTTTGAATTTCTGTCTGAAAGCCCTGAACGACTGACAGCGAAATTTCCATGGTCGCCACTGCCAGCGCAATGCTGATGACAGATAGCCGTACCACTAAGCCGGAAGCTGCCCGCTCGGTTTGGAAAGTGATCCTTTTTGCAAAAAAATATTCGAAATTCAAGGCAGTTCTGGTTGAAGGCTTTGTTTGTATCCTACGTAAAGATTTTCTTATTTGGGCAAATATATCAAAAATATGCGCGAGTTTGCTACCTTCCTTTTTGCTGTTTTTTTAGTTGCCTGCGGAAGTACCGAAAAGCACACCGGACAAGCCGGTTTTATTTCAGATTCCTTGTCTTCATTGGATGAAAATATGCCCATTGAAACTTCTCATAAACGCGGTATGCGGGTGATTACCGGCCCTGAAAAACTAGTTGTTGAAAACCTTTCCCTGCTTCAAGACAAACGTGTCGGGATTGTAGGAAACCATACTTCACTTGTATTTGGTGGAACCCACCTGGTAGATACACTGGTTTCACTGGGTGTAAGGGTAAAAGCGGTTTTTGCTCCGGAGCATGGTTTTCGCGGCACTGCCGACGCGGGCGAACATGTAGCCAATGGCATTGATTCCAAAACGGGCCTTCCACTGATTTCCCTCTACGGAACCAACCGAAAACCCACCGAAAGCCAGATGAAAGATCTGGATGTGGTGATTTTTGATATTCAGGATATTGGTTCCCGCCACTACACCTATATCGGGACCATGACGTATGTGATGCAGGCATGCGCCGAACATGGCACGCCCATCATTGTCCTCGATCGCCCCAACCCCAACGGGTGGTATGTCGATGGTCCGGTCTTGGAAAAGGGCAATGAATCCTTTATTGGTATGCACCAGATACCCATTGTGCACGGGATGACGATTGGTGAATATGCCCAGATGGTCAACGAAGAAGGCTGGCTGGGCAATGGACTCATTGCAGATCTGACGGTCATCCCCTGTGAAGGTTATGACCATGCTATGACCTGGGAAGAAACCCAGCTGCCCTGGGTTGCGCCATCACCCAATATTGGTACCGAATACGCCGCCTACCTCTATCCGGCCATTTGCTGGTTTGAACCCACTCCGGTAAGTCTGGGCCGCGGTACAGAAGACGCATTCACCATTGTGGGCGCTCCCTGGTATCAGGCAACTGCCGCAGCCCGAACCACCGAGTCAGGGTTAGACTATTACGGCCTGGAAATGAAGCCCTATTCGTTTACCCCCATATCTCTGCCAGGCAAATCCAAAGAGCCGCCCTTTCAGGATCAGCTTTGCCAGGGATTGGCTTTCCAAAACCGGGTGGATGGCAAATCGCTGTACCTGGCCGGAATCCTGCTTTTAACCGATTTTTATCAGCAGCACAAAGCCGCCAAACCAGGAGAAACCTTCTTCCAAAAAGGATTTAACAAATGGCCGGGAAGCAAAACCCTGCAGACTCAGATTGAATCGGGCCTTTCACCAGAAGCTATATATGAATCATGGCAGAAGAAAGTGACCGCATTCAAGGAAATCCGGAAGAAATACTTACTGTACCCGGATAGGTGATTTCCCCAAAAATACCTATCTTTGCCCCTTAATTTAAAGGGATGGACATATCGATTGTAGTGCCTTTATATAATGAAGCGGAGTCTCTTCCTCATCTGTTGGAATGGATCAGCCGGGTCATGAAGGAGCATCAGTTTTCTTATGAAGTGGTACTCGTGGACGATGGAAGCAAAGATAGTTCCTGGGAAGTATTGCTATCACTTTCTCGTCAATATCCTGAGGTGAAAGGCATCCGCTTTCAGCGTAATTACGGAAAATCGGCGGCTTTACACACCGGCTTCCAGGCTGCTGAAGGTTCTGTCGTCATCACCATGGATGCAGATTTACAGGATAGCCCGGATGAAATTCCGGAACTTTACCGCATGATCCATGAGGATGGGTATGACCTCGTCTCGGGATGGAAGAAAAAACGGCATGATCCACTTTCAAAGAGATTGCCTTCCAAATTTTTTAACTTTGTCGTCAGGATCGTGGCTGGTATTCCCAATCTTCACGATTTTAACTGTGGCCTGAAATCCTACCGCAAAGAAGTAGTAAAGAATATTGAAGTGTACGGCGAAATGCACCGCTATATTCCGATGATTGCCAAATGGGCAGGATTTAAGAAAATCGGAGAAAAAGAAGTCGAACACCGCAAGCGCGAATATGGTATCAGTAAATTTGGCGTGAGCCGGTTGATTACAGGTTTTCTCGATCTGGTATCCATTGTGTTTACCAATAAATACATGAAAAAACCCATGCACTTTTTCGGCACATGGGGGGTGTTTTTTTCATTTATAGGTGGTCTTGATCTGATCTATCTCGCCGTAATTAAATTGGGGTTGGGAGAAGGACTTGGGCAGCGAATTCCTGCAATGATGTTTGGTGTAGTAATGTTATTGCTGGGTTTTATGCTGTTTAGCACAGGTCTGCTGGCAGAGCTGATCAGCCGGAACTCTCTGTATAAAAATCAATACAAGATCGCTGAAAGAGTCGGATAAAAATACTTATATGAAATATCACTTAATCTCAGGCGGATGCGGATTTGTGGGCCGCAACATGGCAAAAAAACTCCTCAAAACTACCACAGACCGGGTAATTATTGTGGACGATCTTTCGGTGGGAATGGCGCCGGGAGAATGGCCGATTGCGGAAGGAAAGTTTTTGGGGGGTGTCGCTCAAAAAATTGTGGGCGAAATGGAGTTCTGGGGAGAAGATGAGCGCCTGTTGTTTTGGCGGGGTGATTTCCGGACATTTCTGAGAAATATGATGGGCGATCCCCGTTGGCTGGCAAAAGCCTACGGCTTGACCGATTTTGAAAAATTTTCAGACGCCTTTCACTTCGCCGCCATCGTGGGCGGGAGAGCGAAGATCGATGGTGACCCGATGATGGTGGCTCTCGATCTGTCGATCGACGCGGAGTTTTTCTACTGGGCGGTGCGCCACAAACCCGACCGGGTGATGTTTCCCAGCAGCAGCGCTGCCTATCCGGTCAACCT
The Bacteroidia bacterium DNA segment above includes these coding regions:
- a CDS encoding DUF1343 domain-containing protein, with translation MREFATFLFAVFLVACGSTEKHTGQAGFISDSLSSLDENMPIETSHKRGMRVITGPEKLVVENLSLLQDKRVGIVGNHTSLVFGGTHLVDTLVSLGVRVKAVFAPEHGFRGTADAGEHVANGIDSKTGLPLISLYGTNRKPTESQMKDLDVVIFDIQDIGSRHYTYIGTMTYVMQACAEHGTPIIVLDRPNPNGWYVDGPVLEKGNESFIGMHQIPIVHGMTIGEYAQMVNEEGWLGNGLIADLTVIPCEGYDHAMTWEETQLPWVAPSPNIGTEYAAYLYPAICWFEPTPVSLGRGTEDAFTIVGAPWYQATAAARTTESGLDYYGLEMKPYSFTPISLPGKSKEPPFQDQLCQGLAFQNRVDGKSLYLAGILLLTDFYQQHKAAKPGETFFQKGFNKWPGSKTLQTQIESGLSPEAIYESWQKKVTAFKEIRKKYLLYPDR
- a CDS encoding glycosyltransferase family 2 protein; protein product: MDISIVVPLYNEAESLPHLLEWISRVMKEHQFSYEVVLVDDGSKDSSWEVLLSLSRQYPEVKGIRFQRNYGKSAALHTGFQAAEGSVVITMDADLQDSPDEIPELYRMIHEDGYDLVSGWKKKRHDPLSKRLPSKFFNFVVRIVAGIPNLHDFNCGLKSYRKEVVKNIEVYGEMHRYIPMIAKWAGFKKIGEKEVEHRKREYGISKFGVSRLITGFLDLVSIVFTNKYMKKPMHFFGTWGVFFSFIGGLDLIYLAVIKLGLGEGLGQRIPAMMFGVVMLLLGFMLFSTGLLAELISRNSLYKNQYKIAERVG